One segment of Salvelinus fontinalis isolate EN_2023a chromosome 42, ASM2944872v1, whole genome shotgun sequence DNA contains the following:
- the LOC129841564 gene encoding GTPase IMAP family member 9-like has protein sequence MAEQNKEVRIVLVGKTGAGKSATGNTILGTKAFKSKMSPVSLTSECSKKRGEVGGQSVAVIDTPGLFDTKLTQEEALKEISQCLLFSAPGPHVFLVVIKLGRFTEEEQKTVEMIKTLFGDEASKYTMVLFTHGESLDDDDDDDVVTIEDYLLENPHLQCLIAKCNGEYQVFNNKDKNRSQVTELLEKINNMVKMNGGSHYTTEMFQEAERAIEEEKNRILKENEEKIRREEEKLKMEKMKLKALEKALKEENERILRENKEHELRYEEKLREMKIEAREEAIKEEKKRVLKEYEEQRLREEKLIVVSSGMFAVGEEIKALPEKHEREARDEAEQSSIFKYLDFSGMLAPVLLKLVSYIGSKCTIQ, from the exons ATGGCTG AACAAAATAAAGAGGTCCGGATTGTTCTGGTTGGTAAGACTGGAGCTGGGAAGAGCGCAACAGGAAACACCATCCTGGGGACAAAAGCATTTAAATCAAAAATGTCCCCTGTTTCTCTGACATCAGAATGTAGTAAGAAAAGAGGAGAGGTGGGTGGGCAAAGTGTAGCTGTTATCGACACACCTGGCTTGTTTGACACTAAGTTGACACAGGAGGAGGCACTGAAAGAGATCTCACAGTGCCTGCTTTTCTCCGCTCCTGGTCCCCATGTGTTCCTGGTTGTGATCAAGCTGGGAAGATTCACTGAAGAGGAACAGAAAACTGTGGAGATGATTAAGACATTATTTGGGGATGAAGCATCCAAATACACCATGGTTCTCTTCACACATGGAGAGAgtcttgatgatgatgatgatgacgacgtTGTAACAATTGAAGATTATTTGCTTGAAAATCCACATCTTCAGTGTTTGATTGCCAAATGTAATGGAGAGTATCAGGTCTTCAACAACAAAGATAAGAATCGCTCCCAGGTCACTGAGCTGCTTGAGAAGATAAACAATATGGTGAAGATGAATGGAGGGAGCCACTACACCACTGAGATGTTCCAGGAGGCTGAGAGAGCGATTGAAGAGGAGAAGAACAGGATCCTGAAAGAGAATGAAGAGAAGATacgcagagaggaggagaaactgAAGATGGAAAAAATGAAACTAAAGGCTCTGGAGAAAGCGCTtaaagaggagaatgagaggatCCTGAGAGAGAACAAAGAGCATGAACTCAGATATGAGGAGAAACTGAGGGAAATGAAAATTGAAGCTCGGGAGGAAGCAATCAAAGAGGAGAAAAAGAGGGTCCTGAAAGAGTACGAAGAGCAAAGACTCCGAGAGGAGAAACTGATAGTGGTATCATCCGGAATGTTTGCTGTGGGGGAAGAAATAAAGGCGCTACCAGAAAAACATGAAAGAGAGGCTAGAGATGAAGCTGAACAATCTTCCATTTTTAAATATTTGGATTTCAGTGGAATGTTGGCCCCCGTCTTGCTTAAGTTGGTCAGCTACATCGGAAGCAAATGTACTATACAATGA